The genomic interval CGCATCTTTGTAAGGCGTTTCCGCTTTTGTTCTTTCATTTTACGTCGACCGTAAATCTTCAAGTCGAGCTTTCACTTTTGCTTGTTTTTCCAGGTAATCTTTTTCCTTCTGTCGTTCTTCATCAACGACGTTCTGTGGTGCTTTATTGACAAACCCTTCATTTGCCAACTTCTTCTGAACGCGTTCCACTTCTTTTGTCCATTTATCCAATTCCTTTTCCAACCGTTCGATTTCCTTATCAATGTCAATCAGGCCCTCAAGCGGCAGGAACAATTCCGCTCCGGTAACGACTGCCGACATTGCTTTTTCCGGTGCCTCTAAGCCGGTAGCAATGACCAATTCACTTGGATTGCAGAAACGTTCAAGATAGCTGCGATTGCTCTTTAGCTCCTGTGCTACAGCTTCGGTTTCTGCTTTGATAAACAATTTAATCTGTTTGGACATTGGCGTATCCACTTCAGCCCGGATATTACGGACCGATTTAATAATAGATACGAGACGCTTCATTTCATTTGCTGCGTTTTCATCGTGAAATTCCGCTTTTGGCTCCGGCCACTTGGCAACGGTTATTGACTCACCTTCATGCGGAAGCTGCTGCCAGATTTCTTCTGTAATGAATGGCATGTATGGATGCAGCATGCGCATCGTTTGATCCAGTACATATGCAAGTACCGAGCGTGTTGTTTTTTTCGCTTGTTCGTCGTCACCATATAGTGGAAGTTTAGCCATTTCAATATACCAGTCACACAGCTCGTCCCAAATGAAATTGTATAAATGGCGCCCGGCCTCACCAAATTCATATTTATCGGTATTTCTTGTGACCTGTTCAATTGTTTCATTCAGCCTTGTCAATATCCACTTGTCCGCTAGTGACTTTTCCCCGTTCAAATCGATGTCTTCATAGGAGAAGTTGTCCATGTTCATTAGAGAAAAACGCGATGCATTCCATACTTTGTTGGCAAAATTCCAGGTTGCTTCAACTTTTTCCCAGTGGAAACGCAAATCCTGACCCGGAGATGATCCTGTCAACAAGAAGTAACGCAGAGAATCAGCGCCGTATTTATCGATCACATCCATCGGGTCTACACCGTTTCCAAGGGATTTACTCATTTTCCGACCTTCTGCATCCCGAATCAGCCCGTGGATTAGAACGTCTTTAAACGGCCGCCTACCAGTGAACTGCTTTGACTGAAAAATCATCCGGGCAACCCAGAAAAAGATAATATCATAGCCGGTGACAAGCACATCAGTCGGGAAATATCGCTTAAAATCTTCCGCATCTTCGTCAGGCCAGCCCATCGTTGAAAATGGCCAGAGCGCTGAGGAAAACCATGTATCCAAAACATCTTCATCCTGCAGCCAATTTTCAAGGTCAGCCGGCGCTTCCCTTGCAACATACATTTCGCCAGTTTCTTTATGGTACCATGCCGGAATGCGATGCCCCCACCAAAGTTGACGGGAAATACACCAGTCGCGGATGTTTTCCATCCAGTGCAAGTAAGTACGCTCAAATCTATCAGGGACAAAGTGTACTTTCTCGTCACCCTGTTGCAGTTCAATAGCATTGTCTGCAAGCGGCTGCATGTTGACAAACCATTGTGTAGACAAATAAGGCTCCACAACAGCCCCACTCCGTTCTGAATGGCCAACCTGATGTACGTGGTCTTCTATCTTAAATAGAAAGCCTTGCTCCTGCAAGTCCTTTACAATCTGTTTTCGACATTCGAAGCGATCAAGTCCTTGATAATCGAGTGCATTCTCATTCATGCTCCCGTCCTCATTCATGATAAGGATCCGTTCAAGATCATGCCGGTTACCGATTGCAAAGTCATTCGGATCATGGGCAGGTGTAATCTTTACTGCACCCGATCCCATTTCCATATCTACATAAGAATCGGCAACAATTTCAATTTCCCGACCAACAATTGGCAGGATAACTGTTTTGCCGATCAGGTGCTTATACCGGTCATCATCCGGATGGACAGCAACCGCCGAATCACCAAGCATTGTTTCCGGACGAGTAGTGGCGATTTCAATCGTTTCATCACTATCCTTAATCGGATAGCGCATATGATAAAATTTACCGTCAACTTCTTCGTAAATCACTTCAATGTCCGAAAGAGCTGTCTGTGTATCAGGGTCCCAATTGATAATATATTCCCCGCGATAAATCAGTCCTTTTTCATACAGACTGACAAAAACTTCACGCACAGCCTCTGATAGCCCCGTGTCCATCGTGAATCGTTCTCTGGAATAATCTAGGCCAAGTCCTAATTTCTCCCATTGGGACCGGATAAAATCAGCATATTCCTCTTTCCAGTCCCAGGAAACCTCGAGAAATTGCTCCCGTCCAAGATCATAGCGATTTTGACCTTGTTCCTTCAATTTGGCCTCAACTTTTGCCTGTGTAGCAATACCAGCATGATCCATTCCCGGAAGCCACAGGACATCATAGCCCTGCATTCGTTTCATGCGTGCAAGTGTATCCTGCATCGTCGTGTCCCAAGCATGGCCCAAATGCAGCTTACCAGTCACATTCGGCGGTGGGATTACGATTGTAAACGGCTCCTTTTCCTTATCTCCATCCGCTTCAAAAAACTTACCATTCACCCAAAATCGGTAACGATCTCGTTCCACTTCACGCGGATCATACTTTGATGACATGTCTGTTCTGTTCCCATCTTCCATCATAACTAATTGCCTCCTTCATTATTAGAAAACCTCGGCATTCACCTCGTCTTATAGCGAATGTCGAAGTTTTTATTATAAGGTCATCCATATGTTATACTTTCTGACGTCACAATAAAAAATCCTTTCCGCCCTGTCATAAAGGACGAAAAGGATCTACTTCCGTGGTTCCACCTTTGTTCATAAGCGATTACTGCCTATGCACTCGTTGCTTAGTAACGGTAATACCGGCATTCTCCTACTCCATTCAGAGAAGCAGCTTAAGGGCGACTTCAGAAATGATTATTCCCGGGAAATTCCCACCAGCATTCCCTCTCTTCAGGGCAATCATTCCATACTCTTCCCTATCTCAGCATTTTTTAGTGTGTTTTTGATTATTTTATATTTTACCGTTTGTTGACAAAGAAATCAACTATTACGATATGCATTGCACAAAAAACGTACGTCTATACATACAATAGTATAAAATGAGAAGAGGTGAACGACAATGGCACGTTTTTACCGTTACCGGCTACCACCATGGGTCAGAAATTGTATTGTTGTCATTGAAAAAGTGACGTTGCCGATATTTATTTTTCAATTAATCCGTACGTTATTGTTTCCGTCCTCTCTGGATGTATTTATGCTTGGTGCCTTGGCAGGACTGACCGTCGCCTTTTATTTGGAGTGGATTTAAGAATCATCAGAGGTTGTTTCGGGATCAGCAATCATGTCACTTTTTGCCCGGCCCGACCAGTCCAGTCCCAGCTGCAGTTGACGAAAGGAATGCTGCAGCATTTTCTGCTGTACAATCATCGTATGACGAGATTCTTTAGCAATATATTGCTCTACAAGCTTTATGTAATGGAATGGATCTAGCAAATAGATTAGCAGCAAATGCCATTCCTTATCATCTAATCGATTTCTATAGCTATAGGAAGAGTACATTTCTGCCAAATTTTCCGGGGACTGGTCATAGTGTTTCGCTAGGTCTTGCAAAAATATTGCTAAATCAGTTGCAGCATTGTCATAGCTCACCTTCTCCCAATTAATAATATAAGTGTGGTGGTGGTGGAGTGTATGTGACAGATCCAAATCACCATGACAAAGCGAATAATTCCATGTATTGTTCTCTTCCAGTTCAGCCATGAAATAACCAATTTGCGTATCAAGTTCTGCTAATACATTGACTAACACATGGTAATGGGTACAAACCTGTAATTCCAATGGAGACATAAATCGATTCTGTTCAAACAGCTTGACATAATCAAGCAATGTATCCTGCAACTCCCGACATCGACTGCGGTAATCACTGAATTTATGTTTAACTGCAACCGTATCAACGGGTTGGGTCTGTTTCGTCTTTTCGTGAATTTCACTAATCGCTCGGAGGGTGTTATGAATCTGTTGCTGTTGGTTTAAAGAATAATTTCTTGTCCATGGAGTCATATAATAGTACGCCTCATCGACGCGTGTATATAACTGTGATGTCTCAGTTATATACACCGGTAAAATATTGTTCAGCTGTAACGTATGTGCCTGATGGTAAACATTTTCCCATAAAGCGATTGTATTATCTGAGAGTCTGCTTCTTTTTAATGCATAATCATACCGCCCGTCATTCACTCTAAATAAACGACTGGTTATTTTTTCTATATAATATGGGGCAAAACCATAGCTGCTGACCACATTTTCAATTTGTTTCACTTTCCATTTCACCACCTTACCGATATACTGGACAAGCAATTAGAATCAAGCATTCAAGCATGTCTTAGGCTGCATGCTATCTTTTCAATCTGTTAAAACAACAGTACCCCTTACTGATAAAGCAAGGGGTGTACAAATATCCCGCTTTCATAGACTGACTGTAAGGAACTCGATGGTAACCAGAAACATTAAGCAAGGCGGTGAACGTAAAATTGTGAATCCGCTGCTGTTTGAAGTTCACCTATGTCTCCTACGTGGACGGAATATATAATAATTGGCCTTCTTCCAAGCTATCTTCCCCAAGATGGTTCTGTTTCAGCAGCTGCAATGCGGATATGCCGTAACGCTCTGCAATTGATTCAACTGTATCCGTTCCCTGGACAATGCATAGGCGCATTTTTGCATATTGTTCTTCCTCATCACTCCTGAACATATCAGCCAAATAACGAACATCTTCGGAACCCGATGATTCTGCAGCACTCTCACTTAGATCACCTGTTTCCGAAACTTCTACTAATGACGTAGATTCGTCCTGACTTTCTTCTTCCTGTTCATAGCCCGTATCTTCATCACTTTCATACCATTCTTGTTCCTCTGTTTCTAGCTCTCCTACTTCGCTATCGAGCGATTCTTTTTCTTTCGTTCCAAAGAATTCAGCAAGGGTTTGTGATTTTTTCCCCTTCCACCGTTTTTTCTCTGTAACTGAATCGTTTTCTGTCTGCTCGGTGCCTTCTTCGGATTCAGGCGTTGACTCCTGATGGTTTTCTTGTGGTAGTTCCTCCGGAAGTTCCGGGACAGTTTCCAAATCATTCGTATCCTCTGTTTCCGTATCATCTGTTGGCATTTTTACATCAAATTCAAACGTTTCATCTTCCCTTGGCAGAAGTGACTGATCCTGTTCCGCTCCGTCTGTAGTCTTTGCCCTATCAGAAATCCCGTGTATTTCAATAGAAGCATTTAATTTGAGTTGATTCTGATCTGGTATTTCATAATCAAACGATTCAATTCCTACAGTTACTTCGTCCAAATCGTTTACACGGTTTGCGGGCACAGAAATTTCTACTGGGAAACGGTGCGAAAACTCTATCTGGCCATCGGAAAGATCCTCAACATTTTCAATATACCTTCTTGAATGAAGTTCTTGCAAATCCGTCGTGTCTTCTCCCTCTTCCGCAGCTAATGGTTCTTTTTGATATGTGCCTTGGAGCTCGATGACGCCCCTGATGGAAATATAGTCATTGAATGATTGTATGGAAATTTCCGGATCCAAGGAGACCCCCATCATTTCGCCAACTTCCTGTCCTTTTTCAAAAAACAGGGATTCATTTAATTCAAAACGAAATACATCCTGATTGCTTTCCAAGCTGCTTTCCTCCCTTCAACATATCCCTTATACTTATATGCCTCAGTTAAACTATATGACATAAAATTAACGTATATGCTTTTTAAGGAAAACATACCTTTTGTTTTTTCATAACAGGTTTAAAAATCATCCAAAAATAAAGGTTTAGACGTGAAAGTAAAAGTAGTATCGTTAAATTTTTTTATCCTTTAAAAAAAGCTATCCCGGGCTTTCCGGAATAGCTTTAATAAACGACAATCACTTTTCAATTTTTGAAAATGCCGTGCGTACTGCCTGAATGGTTTTATCAATATCCTCATCCGTGTGAGCGGTGGATAGGAACACCCCTTCAAATTGTGACGGCGGCAAGAAGATACCTTCTTCAATCATTCCCCGGTAATACTGGGCAAAGTAGTCGACATTTGCATTTTGCGCTGTTTCAAAATTGAAGACAGGCTCATTGGTGAAGAAGAAACCAACCATTGTCCCAGCCCGATTAATCTGGAGAGGAATATTGTAATCGATGGAAGCTTGTTTATATCCTTCAACTAATTTATCTACTTTTCGATTTAATTCCTCATAGGTCGATTCACTTAAGGCATTCAACGTCTCATATCCGGCTGTCATGGCCAGTGGATTTCCTGATAATGTACCAGCTTGATAAATGGAACCGGTCGGAGCAACATTTTCAATTATTTCACGTTTACCACCGTACGCACCTACCGGAAGTCCGCCACCAATGACTTTTCCGAGACATGTCATATCAGGTGTTACGCTGAAGTAGCCTTGTGCGCAATTGTAGCCTACTCGAAAGCCTGTCATTACTTCGTCAAAAATCAGAAGGGAGCCGTAATCGTTCGTTATGGTACGCAATTCCTGCAGAAAGTCTTCTGTTGATGGCACCAATCCCATATTTCCAGAAACAGGTTCAACAATCACCGCAGCGATATCGTCCCCATACTCTGAAAAGGCATACCGAACACTTTCCACATCGTTATATGGAACTGTTATCGTATTTTCTGCAATAGAGGATGGCACACCAGGGCTGTCAGGCAGTCCAAGCGTTGCGACGCCGGATCCAGCCTTAATAAGAAGGGAATCACCATGTCCATGATAATTTCCTTCGAATTTTAGTATCTTATTGCGTCCGGTATAGCCACGGGCCACACGTAACGCACTCATAGTAGCTTCTGTTCCGGAGTTAACCATACGAACCATTTCAACTGATGGCACGCGGTCTATAATTAACTCTGCTACTTTATTCTCCTGAATAGTAGGTGTACCAAGACTAGTTCCCCGTTCGGCAGTTTCTTTCAGTTTAGAAACAACCCGTTCATCAGCATGGCCTAGGATTAATGGCCCCCAGCTCATAACATAATCAATATACTCGTTACCATCGATATCCGTTATCTTTGATCCTTTCCCGTGATCCATAAAAATCGGTGACATACCAACTGATTTGAACGCACGTACAGGTGAATTTACACCACCGGGCATCAATTCAACCGCTTTTTCATGTTCAATTTTGGACTTATCAAAGTTTCCCATAATTTATCACTCCAATGAAAAATCTTGAAAACCTATTTCTATTTATAGCCATTTTGCAACATCTTTAGCAAAATAGGAAATGATTAGATCAGCACCCGCACGCTTCATAGCAGTTAGTTTTTCAAGTACTAATTCTTTCTCATCAATCCAGCCATTTAACGCCGCGGCTTTCACCATCGAATATTCTCCACTTACGTTATACGCAACAACTGGTGTGTCAAAATTGTTTCGCACATCCCGGACGATATCCAAAAATGACATGGCCGGCTTAACAATTAAGAAATCTGCACCTTCCTCGACATCTGATTCTGCCTCCCGTAGTGCTTCACGCCGGTTTGCCGGATCCATCTGATACGTCTTTCGATCACCAAACTGTGGTGTACTATCTGCTGCATCACGAAATGGGCCGTAAAAGGCTGATGCATACTTCACTGCATAGGACATAATCGGAATGTTCTTGTGGCCTGCTTCATCTAGCGCCTGGCGAATAACAGCTACAAATCCGTCCATCATGTTCGATGGAGCAATAATATCCGCACCAGCTTCAGCCTGTGATACGGCTGTTTTCGCTAACAGTTGCAATGATTCATCATTAGCCACATCATGATTGTGAATAAC from Lentibacillus cibarius carries:
- the hemB gene encoding porphobilinogen synthase; the encoded protein is MMNEQFKRHRRLRSSAAMRSLVRENELKMDDFIYPLFIMEGEDIKNEVPSMPGVYQISLDHLKEEAEELRSLGIRAVMLFGVPNEKDEQGTGAFSESGIVQQATRLIKKEVPELLVVADTCLCEYTSHGHCGVIHNHDVANDESLQLLAKTAVSQAEAGADIIAPSNMMDGFVAVIRQALDEAGHKNIPIMSYAVKYASAFYGPFRDAADSTPQFGDRKTYQMDPANRREALREAESDVEEGADFLIVKPAMSFLDIVRDVRNNFDTPVVAYNVSGEYSMVKAAALNGWIDEKELVLEKLTAMKRAGADLIISYFAKDVAKWL
- the spoVID gene encoding stage VI sporulation protein D, whose product is MESNQDVFRFELNESLFFEKGQEVGEMMGVSLDPEISIQSFNDYISIRGVIELQGTYQKEPLAAEEGEDTTDLQELHSRRYIENVEDLSDGQIEFSHRFPVEISVPANRVNDLDEVTVGIESFDYEIPDQNQLKLNASIEIHGISDRAKTTDGAEQDQSLLPREDETFEFDVKMPTDDTETEDTNDLETVPELPEELPQENHQESTPESEEGTEQTENDSVTEKKRWKGKKSQTLAEFFGTKEKESLDSEVGELETEEQEWYESDEDTGYEQEEESQDESTSLVEVSETGDLSESAAESSGSEDVRYLADMFRSDEEEQYAKMRLCIVQGTDTVESIAERYGISALQLLKQNHLGEDSLEEGQLLYIPST
- a CDS encoding phosphotransferase encodes the protein MKQIENVVSSYGFAPYYIEKITSRLFRVNDGRYDYALKRSRLSDNTIALWENVYHQAHTLQLNNILPVYITETSQLYTRVDEAYYYMTPWTRNYSLNQQQQIHNTLRAISEIHEKTKQTQPVDTVAVKHKFSDYRSRCRELQDTLLDYVKLFEQNRFMSPLELQVCTHYHVLVNVLAELDTQIGYFMAELEENNTWNYSLCHGDLDLSHTLHHHHTYIINWEKVSYDNAATDLAIFLQDLAKHYDQSPENLAEMYSSYSYRNRLDDKEWHLLLIYLLDPFHYIKLVEQYIAKESRHTMIVQQKMLQHSFRQLQLGLDWSGRAKSDMIADPETTSDDS
- the hemL gene encoding glutamate-1-semialdehyde 2,1-aminomutase, with amino-acid sequence MGNFDKSKIEHEKAVELMPGGVNSPVRAFKSVGMSPIFMDHGKGSKITDIDGNEYIDYVMSWGPLILGHADERVVSKLKETAERGTSLGTPTIQENKVAELIIDRVPSVEMVRMVNSGTEATMSALRVARGYTGRNKILKFEGNYHGHGDSLLIKAGSGVATLGLPDSPGVPSSIAENTITVPYNDVESVRYAFSEYGDDIAAVIVEPVSGNMGLVPSTEDFLQELRTITNDYGSLLIFDEVMTGFRVGYNCAQGYFSVTPDMTCLGKVIGGGLPVGAYGGKREIIENVAPTGSIYQAGTLSGNPLAMTAGYETLNALSESTYEELNRKVDKLVEGYKQASIDYNIPLQINRAGTMVGFFFTNEPVFNFETAQNANVDYFAQYYRGMIEEGIFLPPSQFEGVFLSTAHTDEDIDKTIQAVRTAFSKIEK
- a CDS encoding valine--tRNA ligase; translation: MEDGNRTDMSSKYDPREVERDRYRFWVNGKFFEADGDKEKEPFTIVIPPPNVTGKLHLGHAWDTTMQDTLARMKRMQGYDVLWLPGMDHAGIATQAKVEAKLKEQGQNRYDLGREQFLEVSWDWKEEYADFIRSQWEKLGLGLDYSRERFTMDTGLSEAVREVFVSLYEKGLIYRGEYIINWDPDTQTALSDIEVIYEEVDGKFYHMRYPIKDSDETIEIATTRPETMLGDSAVAVHPDDDRYKHLIGKTVILPIVGREIEIVADSYVDMEMGSGAVKITPAHDPNDFAIGNRHDLERILIMNEDGSMNENALDYQGLDRFECRKQIVKDLQEQGFLFKIEDHVHQVGHSERSGAVVEPYLSTQWFVNMQPLADNAIELQQGDEKVHFVPDRFERTYLHWMENIRDWCISRQLWWGHRIPAWYHKETGEMYVAREAPADLENWLQDEDVLDTWFSSALWPFSTMGWPDEDAEDFKRYFPTDVLVTGYDIIFFWVARMIFQSKQFTGRRPFKDVLIHGLIRDAEGRKMSKSLGNGVDPMDVIDKYGADSLRYFLLTGSSPGQDLRFHWEKVEATWNFANKVWNASRFSLMNMDNFSYEDIDLNGEKSLADKWILTRLNETIEQVTRNTDKYEFGEAGRHLYNFIWDELCDWYIEMAKLPLYGDDEQAKKTTRSVLAYVLDQTMRMLHPYMPFITEEIWQQLPHEGESITVAKWPEPKAEFHDENAANEMKRLVSIIKSVRNIRAEVDTPMSKQIKLFIKAETEAVAQELKSNRSYLERFCNPSELVIATGLEAPEKAMSAVVTGAELFLPLEGLIDIDKEIERLEKELDKWTKEVERVQKKLANEGFVNKAPQNVVDEERQKEKDYLEKQAKVKARLEDLRST